From Pseudomonadota bacterium, the proteins below share one genomic window:
- a CDS encoding HNH endonuclease yields the protein MCVAVVISLGQQVLRTDVSGMPLEWIDYRDAVRLYHTDQVAYTCGTLLYRLRGGINAASGERSTVEVNSIIATVGERYRGPRIRDEYAPPLNNQTLFKRDAHVCLYCGQRFLASALSRDHVKPISQGGEDRWTNVVTACRRCNNHKAGRTPEQAHMQLLAVPFTPTYAEYIYLKGRRVLADQMKYLLAHFPRTSPLHARLRGHLDAQGNAINEEGAHGPPSSSWQ from the coding sequence ATGTGTGTTGCTGTCGTGATCTCCCTAGGCCAACAGGTACTGAGAACCGACGTTTCCGGGATGCCACTCGAGTGGATCGATTACCGGGACGCAGTGCGCCTCTATCACACCGATCAGGTGGCCTACACCTGCGGCACCTTGCTCTATCGTCTCCGCGGCGGCATCAACGCCGCGTCGGGCGAGCGCAGCACCGTCGAGGTGAACTCGATCATCGCCACGGTCGGCGAGCGCTACCGCGGCCCCCGGATTCGCGATGAGTACGCGCCACCGCTGAACAACCAAACCCTCTTCAAGCGCGACGCCCACGTCTGCCTCTACTGCGGGCAGCGGTTTCTGGCATCGGCGCTCTCGCGCGATCATGTGAAGCCGATCAGCCAGGGTGGGGAAGACCGATGGACCAACGTGGTCACGGCATGTCGGCGCTGCAACAACCATAAGGCGGGGCGTACGCCGGAGCAGGCGCACATGCAGCTGCTCGCCGTGCCCTTCACCCCCACCTACGCGGAGTACATCTACCTCAAGGGGCGGCGAGTGCTCGCCGATCAGATGAAGTATCTGCTAGCCCACTTCCCGCGTACCAGTCCGCTTCACGCCCGCCTCCGGGGGCACCTCGACGCCCAGGGCAACGCCATCAATGAAGAGGGGGCCCACGGGCCCCCTTCTTCTTCCTGGCAATAG
- a CDS encoding DUF3106 domain-containing protein, giving the protein MRRGALRSQANRIGTSPLRSRQRVGLLGLVVGLGLLLGAQGTAWAQDAPSTTGGGPAWDELSAQQQELLGGYRDRWAQMPADRRDNLTRGSQRFLDMDGSERNAAQQRFQRWRNLDPQQQDRVRDQYRRFRNLSPEDRQRVRQSYDRYRQLSPERRQALRERFSTMSPEERRQAVRDRRGNGAAANGARRGEAAERRGQRRGNGNERRRRGNRNGN; this is encoded by the coding sequence ATGAGAAGGGGCGCTCTTAGGTCGCAGGCCAATCGCATCGGCACCTCGCCGTTGCGCTCGCGCCAGCGTGTGGGCCTGCTGGGCCTCGTGGTAGGCCTCGGCCTGTTGCTGGGTGCTCAGGGCACGGCTTGGGCCCAGGATGCGCCCAGCACCACCGGCGGTGGTCCTGCCTGGGATGAGCTGAGCGCGCAGCAGCAGGAACTCCTCGGCGGCTATCGAGATCGTTGGGCGCAGATGCCTGCGGATCGCCGCGATAACCTCACGCGCGGCTCCCAGCGCTTTCTCGATATGGATGGCAGCGAGCGAAACGCAGCGCAGCAACGGTTCCAGCGCTGGCGCAACCTCGATCCTCAGCAGCAAGATCGCGTTCGCGATCAGTACCGCCGCTTCCGCAACCTGAGTCCGGAAGATCGCCAGCGTGTGCGCCAGAGCTACGATCGCTATCGCCAACTCTCTCCTGAGCGCCGCCAGGCCCTGCGTGAGCGCTTCAGCACCATGTCGCCCGAAGAGCGGCGTCAGGCTGTACGCGATCGGCGCGGCAACGGCGCGGCGGCCAACGGGGCGCGTCGCGGCGAGGCAGCAGAGCGTCGCGGCCAGCGCCGTGGCAACGGCAATGAGCGCCGGCGCCGTGGCAACCGCAACGGGAACTAA
- a CDS encoding DUF3619 family protein gives MSTNTPDNRELPPMDDAQDRALVSAITQTLTEQTESLDGHTRSRLTQARAAAMAARARQQRGPLLGWVRSLLPTTALGSGVAASAMLALLVAAPLLLFGPGVLRAPSETFQPAGPAIADTGGPVDELEIVLAGDIEMLEDLEFFEWLATQPVG, from the coding sequence ATGAGCACCAACACCCCCGACAACCGCGAGCTACCACCGATGGACGACGCACAGGATCGCGCCCTGGTAAGTGCGATTACGCAGACCTTGACCGAGCAGACTGAGAGTCTCGACGGGCATACCCGCTCGCGCCTGACGCAGGCGCGTGCTGCCGCCATGGCGGCTCGTGCACGCCAGCAGCGCGGCCCCCTGTTGGGCTGGGTGCGAAGTCTGCTGCCGACGACGGCTTTGGGATCCGGTGTGGCGGCGAGTGCGATGCTGGCGTTGCTGGTGGCCGCGCCGCTGCTGTTGTTCGGACCCGGCGTGCTGCGCGCGCCGAGCGAGACTTTCCAACCGGCCGGTCCCGCCATCGCAGATACGGGTGGCCCCGTGGACGAGTTGGAGATCGTGCTCGCCGGCGATATCGAGATGTTGGAGGACCTCGAGTTCTTCGAATGGTTGGCGACCCAGCCGGTCGGTTGA
- a CDS encoding RNA polymerase sigma factor, whose translation MTTIHDRQVPDKTMAIGEQAVLSPAFPSLAARTESTLKSDAKLDAFLADVEKRAYRMARFAIGDADEALDITQDAMIRLATRYADKPDAQWPALFFRILQNRIRDHQRRQGVRQRVMAWAPPTNPEREGPPLDPVEAAPDLAPDVLPDRLLELDDAQGAIEEAVAALPRRQQQTFLLRAWEGLDVAATAKAMGCSEGSVKTHYSRAVRALRARLETHYR comes from the coding sequence ATGACGACCATTCACGACAGGCAGGTACCGGATAAGACGATGGCGATCGGCGAGCAGGCTGTGTTATCACCCGCGTTTCCGTCCCTAGCGGCGCGCACGGAGTCGACCCTGAAGAGCGACGCAAAGCTCGACGCCTTTCTCGCCGACGTCGAGAAGCGCGCCTATCGCATGGCGCGCTTTGCCATCGGCGATGCGGATGAAGCCCTCGATATCACCCAGGACGCGATGATTCGCCTGGCGACGCGCTACGCGGACAAGCCCGATGCGCAGTGGCCGGCGTTGTTCTTCCGCATCCTGCAGAACCGTATCCGCGATCACCAGCGTCGCCAGGGCGTGCGCCAACGGGTCATGGCCTGGGCCCCCCCGACCAACCCCGAGCGCGAGGGACCGCCCCTCGACCCGGTGGAGGCGGCGCCCGATTTAGCGCCCGATGTCCTTCCCGATCGGCTGCTGGAGCTCGATGATGCGCAAGGCGCCATCGAGGAAGCGGTCGCCGCCTTGCCCCGACGTCAGCAGCAGACCTTTCTCCTGCGCGCCTGGGAGGGCTTGGATGTGGCCGCCACCGCCAAGGCTATGGGATGCTCCGAAGGGAGCGTCAAGACGCACTACTCACGTGCGGTGCGCGCCTTGAGGGCGCGTCTGGAAACCCACTACCGATGA
- a CDS encoding primosomal protein N', producing the protein MPPPTGLQAQIPLLRVAVPTPLRRYFDYLAPADTSSPLPPAPGYRVRVPFGRGRDGVVGVVVEHPTQTEVPRGRLKPVAAVLDEKPLLDSATVQLLRWAAEYYHHAPGEVFAAALPGPLRRGDTVSTHEPGWRITEAGLSQDPSALGRRAPRQASLLGWLANCPDHLAPQHALEDALAPGWRDVARRLRERGWLEAVSIAPTAPVVAGEDIPAPVQLNEEQAAAVAQIRDSLGEFQAWLLHGVTGSGKTEVYLRLIQETLSAGRQALVLVPEIGLTPQLVDRLRSRLATPIAVLHSGLADGARARAWLAAREGQAGVVLGTRSGIFAPLANPGLIVVDEEHDASFKQQDGFRYHARDLAVYRARQLGVPVVLGTATPSFETLQNVHQGRYRTARLTRRAGAGVPPSVRLIDLRRDTPAPEAGGLSNTLIARMRSHLAEGSQVLLFLNRRGYAPVWMCLDCGWQATCDRCDARLTLHRYDQRLICHHCGHERRVQTRCPDCKQEDSPRPIGAGTEQVEQALAHTFPGVAVARIDRDSTRRKGELEQRLEAIRSGETRILIGTQMLTKGHDFPGVTLVGVINADGGLYSSDFRAPERLAQLTVQVAGRAGRARSGGEVLVQTAFPDHPLLATLLQEGYDGFARDACEERAEAGWPPFQSLTLLRAEAVEASRAIHFLHEVAALAGPLLRLDAGLTLLGPAPATMERRAGRYRAQLLLRAPRRAPLQTLLSHLLPQVDALPAARRVRWSVDVDPVDLD; encoded by the coding sequence ATGCCACCGCCGACGGGCCTGCAGGCGCAGATCCCCTTGCTGCGAGTCGCGGTGCCCACGCCCCTGCGCCGGTACTTCGACTACCTGGCGCCAGCAGACACCTCATCGCCCTTGCCGCCGGCGCCCGGCTACCGCGTACGCGTGCCCTTCGGCCGCGGCCGCGACGGCGTGGTGGGCGTGGTGGTGGAGCACCCCACGCAGACGGAGGTGCCGCGCGGACGCCTGAAGCCGGTGGCCGCGGTACTCGACGAGAAGCCGCTGCTCGACAGCGCCACCGTGCAGCTCCTGCGCTGGGCCGCGGAGTATTACCACCACGCCCCGGGCGAGGTGTTCGCCGCCGCCCTTCCGGGGCCCCTTCGACGCGGCGACACGGTGAGCACCCACGAGCCCGGCTGGCGCATCACCGAGGCCGGCCTTTCCCAGGACCCAAGCGCGCTCGGCCGACGCGCCCCGCGGCAGGCGAGCCTCCTCGGTTGGTTGGCGAACTGCCCCGACCATCTCGCCCCCCAGCACGCGCTGGAAGATGCCCTCGCGCCCGGCTGGCGCGACGTGGCGCGACGCCTGCGCGAGCGTGGCTGGCTCGAGGCCGTGTCGATCGCCCCGACGGCGCCTGTGGTGGCTGGCGAGGACATCCCCGCCCCGGTGCAGCTCAACGAGGAGCAGGCCGCGGCCGTGGCGCAGATTCGCGATTCCCTGGGCGAGTTCCAGGCCTGGCTGCTCCACGGGGTCACGGGCAGCGGCAAGACCGAGGTCTATCTGCGCCTGATCCAGGAGACGCTGAGCGCCGGTCGCCAGGCCCTGGTACTGGTGCCGGAGATCGGCTTGACCCCCCAGCTGGTAGATCGCCTGCGCTCGCGCCTCGCCACGCCGATCGCCGTGCTCCATTCGGGCCTGGCCGACGGCGCGCGGGCGCGGGCCTGGCTGGCCGCGCGTGAGGGCCAGGCGGGTGTCGTGCTCGGCACTCGCTCAGGCATCTTCGCCCCGCTGGCCAACCCGGGCCTCATCGTGGTGGACGAGGAACACGACGCGTCCTTCAAGCAGCAGGACGGCTTTCGCTACCACGCCCGAGACCTCGCCGTGTACCGCGCGCGCCAGCTGGGTGTGCCGGTGGTGCTGGGAACAGCAACGCCGTCCTTCGAGACCCTGCAGAACGTCCACCAGGGTCGCTACCGCACGGCGCGACTCACCCGACGCGCCGGGGCCGGCGTGCCGCCGAGCGTGCGCCTGATCGACCTGCGGCGCGATACGCCGGCGCCGGAAGCGGGCGGCCTCTCCAACACGCTCATCGCCCGCATGCGCAGCCACCTCGCCGAAGGGTCGCAGGTGCTGTTGTTCCTCAACCGTCGCGGCTACGCGCCCGTGTGGATGTGCCTCGACTGCGGTTGGCAGGCCACCTGCGATCGTTGCGACGCCAGGCTCACCCTGCACCGCTACGACCAGCGCCTGATCTGCCACCACTGCGGCCACGAGCGCCGGGTGCAGACCCGTTGCCCGGACTGCAAGCAGGAGGACAGCCCACGACCGATCGGCGCCGGCACGGAGCAGGTGGAGCAGGCCCTCGCCCACACCTTCCCCGGCGTTGCCGTGGCGCGCATCGACCGCGACAGCACCCGGCGCAAGGGTGAGCTGGAGCAGCGCCTGGAGGCGATCCGCAGTGGCGAGACACGCATCCTCATCGGCACCCAGATGCTGACCAAGGGTCACGATTTTCCTGGCGTCACCCTGGTCGGCGTGATCAACGCGGACGGTGGCCTCTACAGCAGCGACTTTCGCGCGCCGGAGCGCCTCGCTCAACTCACCGTGCAGGTGGCAGGCCGGGCGGGACGCGCCCGCAGCGGTGGTGAGGTGCTGGTGCAGACGGCCTTCCCGGACCATCCCCTGCTCGCCACCTTGCTGCAGGAGGGTTACGACGGGTTCGCCCGCGATGCCTGTGAGGAACGCGCCGAGGCCGGCTGGCCGCCGTTTCAATCGCTCACCCTGCTACGCGCCGAGGCCGTCGAGGCCAGCCGCGCCATCCACTTCCTGCACGAGGTCGCCGCATTGGCCGGGCCCCTGCTGCGCCTGGACGCCGGCTTGACCTTGCTCGGCCCGGCACCGGCCACGATGGAGAGACGAGCCGGCCGCTACCGCGCCCAGCTGCTGCTGCGCGCACCGCGACGTGCGCCCCTGCAAACGCTGCTCAGCCACCTGCTGCCGCAGGTGGACGCGCTACCCGCCGCTCGCCGCGTGCGTTGGTCCGTCGACGTCGATCCCGTGGACCTGGACTAG
- the argS gene encoding arginine--tRNA ligase: MKEHLAELLGASFDALAADGKLERDVIPESIAIETARDPKHGDFASNVALVAAKAAGMKPRDLAQLLIDHLPASGQVTAAEIAGPGFINFRVSDDVYRQLLADILADGERYACAPANSSGQKILLEYVSANPTGPLHVGHGRLAAYGATLGNLLQTQGHEVHREYYVNDAGRQMQILAASVWLRYLEQRGEALPFPANGYRGDYILAIATALGEAHGDALRHPAADVLAGLPPDEADGGDKERYIDALIDRARQLLGADTFQDVLSLALEHILGDIRDDLGEFGVHFDEWFSEKRLMEEELVEHALEKLQGSGQVVERDGALWFLATAYGDDKDRVVRRDNGVTTYFASDIAYHLNKRERGYDVLLDVLGADHHGYVSRVRAGLEAMGEPPQSLEVQLVQFVALYRGKVKQQMSTRSGQFVTLRDLRNEVGDDAARFFYVSRGNDQHLDFDLDLARERSNENPVYYLQYAHARVCSMARKAEETGHAYTVEEGLKQTQALREPAEQAIMRTLERYPEILRAAADKRAPQLLVHYLRELANEFHSYYNAHKVLVDDDAVRNARLTLSHAARQVIANGLGLLGVQAPQSM; encoded by the coding sequence ATGAAGGAACACCTGGCAGAATTGCTCGGCGCGTCGTTCGATGCGCTCGCCGCTGACGGCAAACTCGAGCGCGATGTCATCCCCGAGAGCATCGCCATCGAAACCGCCCGCGACCCCAAGCACGGCGACTTCGCCTCCAACGTCGCCCTCGTCGCCGCCAAAGCGGCGGGGATGAAACCGCGCGACCTGGCCCAGCTGCTGATCGATCACCTGCCCGCCTCGGGGCAGGTGACGGCGGCGGAGATCGCCGGCCCAGGCTTCATCAACTTCCGCGTCAGCGACGATGTGTACCGCCAGCTCCTGGCGGACATCCTGGCTGATGGCGAGCGCTACGCCTGCGCGCCAGCGAACTCCTCGGGTCAGAAGATCCTGCTCGAGTACGTCTCGGCCAACCCGACCGGCCCCCTGCACGTGGGTCACGGCCGGCTCGCGGCCTACGGCGCCACCCTCGGCAACCTGCTGCAGACCCAGGGCCACGAGGTGCACCGCGAGTACTACGTGAACGACGCAGGCCGGCAGATGCAGATCCTCGCCGCCAGCGTGTGGCTGCGTTACCTCGAACAGCGTGGAGAGGCCCTGCCCTTCCCCGCCAACGGCTACCGGGGCGACTACATCCTCGCCATCGCGACCGCGCTCGGCGAGGCGCACGGCGATGCCCTGCGGCACCCGGCGGCAGACGTGTTGGCCGGGCTGCCGCCCGACGAGGCAGACGGCGGCGACAAGGAGCGCTACATCGATGCGCTGATCGATCGCGCACGCCAACTCCTCGGCGCGGACACCTTCCAGGACGTGCTGTCCCTGGCCCTGGAGCACATCCTCGGCGACATCCGCGACGACCTGGGCGAGTTCGGCGTGCACTTCGACGAGTGGTTCTCCGAGAAGCGCCTGATGGAAGAGGAGCTCGTGGAGCACGCGCTGGAGAAGCTCCAGGGCAGCGGCCAGGTGGTCGAACGCGACGGCGCCCTGTGGTTCCTCGCCACGGCGTACGGCGACGACAAGGATCGCGTGGTTCGGCGCGACAACGGCGTCACCACCTACTTCGCCTCCGATATCGCCTACCACCTGAACAAGCGCGAACGTGGCTACGACGTGCTGCTCGACGTGCTCGGGGCCGATCACCACGGCTACGTCTCGCGCGTGCGCGCCGGCCTCGAAGCGATGGGCGAGCCGCCGCAGTCGTTGGAAGTACAACTTGTTCAGTTCGTGGCACTCTACCGCGGCAAGGTCAAGCAACAGATGTCCACGCGCAGTGGCCAGTTCGTCACCTTACGTGACTTGCGCAACGAGGTGGGCGACGACGCCGCGCGCTTCTTCTACGTGAGTCGCGGCAACGACCAGCACCTGGACTTCGATCTGGACCTCGCCCGCGAGCGCTCCAACGAGAATCCCGTGTACTACCTGCAGTACGCGCACGCCCGGGTGTGCAGCATGGCGCGCAAAGCCGAGGAGACGGGCCACGCCTACACGGTGGAAGAGGGTCTCAAACAAACCCAGGCCCTGCGCGAACCCGCGGAGCAGGCCATCATGCGTACGCTCGAGCGCTACCCGGAGATCCTCCGCGCGGCGGCGGACAAGCGGGCGCCGCAGCTGCTGGTGCACTACCTTCGCGAACTGGCTAACGAATTTCATTCGTACTACAACGCGCACAAGGTGCTGGTGGACGATGACGCTGTGCGTAACGCACGCCTCACCCTCAGCCACGCTGCCCGCCAGGTGATCGCCAACGGGCTAGGACTGCTCGGCGTGCAAGCCCCGCAGAGCATGTAG
- a CDS encoding SPOR domain-containing protein, whose translation MARDYKSRGGKPRKASGGRKRTGGGAVKKGRRGSGGNSRRRDAAPGWQWLLSGLGAGLLVAAGVFVIDRLPGGVVHERGPQPIPSPVTGRGTSAEKATNQDPGDTPKAADTTADAPRDYAFYDLLPRFEVIVPEARESAVDAPTEGPAAVRQPGTYILQAGSFLQLTDADRMQATLALQGIESRIQVVTIDDVSYHRVRVGPIADLARLEELRNQLRTIDVEHMIIRLENEG comes from the coding sequence GTGGCTCGCGACTACAAATCCCGCGGCGGCAAGCCGCGCAAGGCGTCGGGCGGACGTAAGCGCACGGGCGGCGGCGCAGTGAAGAAGGGGCGACGCGGCAGCGGTGGCAACAGCCGCCGACGCGACGCAGCCCCTGGATGGCAATGGCTGCTCAGCGGCCTCGGCGCGGGCCTACTCGTGGCGGCCGGTGTGTTCGTCATCGATCGCCTACCCGGCGGCGTGGTGCACGAGCGTGGGCCTCAGCCCATCCCCTCGCCGGTCACGGGCCGCGGCACGAGCGCAGAAAAGGCGACCAACCAGGACCCCGGTGACACACCGAAGGCCGCCGACACGACCGCGGACGCGCCGCGTGACTACGCTTTCTACGATCTGCTGCCACGCTTCGAGGTGATCGTTCCGGAAGCGCGCGAGTCCGCCGTGGACGCGCCGACCGAGGGGCCCGCCGCCGTGCGCCAACCGGGCACCTACATCCTGCAGGCCGGCTCCTTCCTCCAGCTCACCGACGCCGATCGCATGCAGGCCACCCTCGCCCTGCAGGGCATCGAATCGCGCATCCAGGTGGTGACGATCGACGACGTCTCCTACCACCGTGTAAGGGTCGGACCGATCGCAGACCTCGCTCGCCTCGAGGAGCTGCGCAATCAACTGCGCACGATCGACGTGGAGCACATGATCATCCGCCTGGAGAACGAGGGGTGA
- a CDS encoding CapA family protein, producing the protein MIGAGRLATLVLLSLAMMASAQALTVAATGDVMLGTDYPENTLDDDDAAGYLAGVTPRLRAADVAFGNYEGALLDGGEPEKICTGRCYFFRSPTRYAQLLADAGYDLISLANNHARDFGDDGLASSQASLDALAIGHSGPLDSFAIIERAQQRIGMIAYAPNHDLNPILDIDLAREQVGALASEVDILIVSFHGGGEGLDALHVAQGMEEYLGEERGDLRAFSRAVIDAGADLVLGHGPHVPRGLELYRDRLIAYSLGNFATYYGISVNGLKGVAPLLWVELDDEGRFVGGQIHSYRQTRPIGPQPDPSQTAATLMRRLTREDFPQSPLRWLTDGQIAP; encoded by the coding sequence GTGATCGGCGCGGGGCGCCTGGCGACGCTGGTGCTGCTGTCGCTGGCCATGATGGCGAGCGCCCAGGCCCTCACGGTGGCCGCTACAGGCGACGTCATGCTCGGCACGGACTACCCGGAAAACACCCTCGACGATGACGATGCGGCCGGCTACCTCGCCGGGGTGACGCCCAGGCTGCGCGCCGCCGATGTGGCCTTCGGCAACTACGAAGGTGCGCTCCTGGACGGCGGTGAGCCGGAGAAGATCTGCACGGGGCGCTGCTACTTCTTCCGCTCCCCGACCCGCTACGCCCAGCTCCTAGCCGACGCCGGCTACGACCTCATCAGCCTCGCCAACAACCACGCCCGTGATTTCGGCGACGACGGCCTCGCCAGCAGCCAGGCGAGCCTCGATGCCCTGGCCATCGGCCACTCGGGCCCGCTCGACTCCTTCGCCATCATCGAGCGTGCGCAGCAGCGCATCGGCATGATCGCCTACGCACCGAACCATGACCTGAATCCGATCCTCGATATCGACCTGGCGCGGGAGCAGGTGGGTGCGCTGGCGAGTGAGGTCGACATTCTCATCGTGTCCTTCCACGGCGGCGGCGAGGGCCTGGACGCCCTACACGTGGCGCAGGGCATGGAGGAGTATCTCGGCGAGGAACGCGGCGACCTGCGCGCCTTCTCGCGGGCGGTGATCGACGCAGGCGCGGACCTGGTCCTGGGCCACGGGCCCCACGTGCCGCGCGGCTTGGAGCTCTACCGCGACCGCCTCATCGCGTACAGCCTGGGCAACTTCGCCACCTACTACGGCATCAGCGTCAACGGCCTGAAAGGCGTCGCGCCGTTGCTGTGGGTGGAACTCGACGACGAGGGTCGCTTCGTGGGCGGCCAAATCCACTCCTACCGCCAGACCCGCCCCATCGGGCCCCAGCCTGATCCGTCGCAAACGGCCGCGACGCTGATGCGACGGCTGACCCGCGAAGACTTCCCGCAAAGCCCCCTGCGGTGGCTCACCGACGGGCAAATCGCCCCCTAA